Proteins co-encoded in one Salvia splendens isolate huo1 chromosome 4, SspV2, whole genome shotgun sequence genomic window:
- the LOC121800531 gene encoding pectinesterase inhibitor 4-like, protein MGTKHFLTAIVTLSVLISCNTIPTSAATSKKNSTNFVLKSCKATTYSSLCIKTLVPYASTVGTNPLKLCKVALKAAVLATYNCSATVTKLAKQKGVKKAEAMAVKDCIGDLKDAVTELKDTLTAMGHMNGGDREFEWANAKTYASAAITDAETCIDGFLERKVSASVKKKINSCVTGVERHISNALALINHLY, encoded by the coding sequence ATGGGAACTAAACATTTCCTCACAGCCATCGTCACACTCTCGGTCTTAATCTCATGCAACACTATTCCAACCTCCGCCGCCACATCAAAGAAAAACTCAACCAACTTCGTGTTGAAATCGTGCAAAGCGACGACGTACTCGTCGCTGTGCATCAAGACGCTGGTTCCCTACGCGTCGACGGTGGGGACGAACCCCTTGAAGCTGTGCAAGGTAGCCCTGAAGGCGGCGGTGCTCGCCACCTACAACTGCTCGGCCACCGTGACGAAGCTGGCCAAGCAGAAGGGAGTGAAGAAGGCGGAGGCGATGGCCGTGAAGGACTGCATCGGAGACCTAAAAGACGCCGTCACTGAGCTCAAGGACACGCTCACCGCCATGGGCCACATGAACGGCGGTGACAGAGAGTTCGAGTGGGCCAATGCCAAAACATACGCCAGCGCCGCCATCACCGACGCTGAGACGTGCATCGACGGCTTCCTCGAGCGGAAGGTGAGCGCCTCCGTTAAGAAGAAGATCAATAGCTGTGTCACTGGAGTTGAGAGGCATATCAGCAACGCCTTGGCCCTTATTAACCATCTCTATTAA